One segment of Proteus appendicitidis DNA contains the following:
- the wecC gene encoding UDP-N-acetyl-D-mannosamine dehydrogenase, translated as MSFETISVIGLGYIGLPTAAAFASRKKSVIGVDVNQHAVDTINKGQIHIVEPDLDKVVKQAVEEGHLKAYTTPQPADAYLIAVPTPFKGEHEPDLAYVEAAARSIAPVLKKGDLIILESTSPVGSTEKMAEWLSEARPDLTFPHQQGEDADIDVAYCPERVLPGQVMIELIRNDRVVGGMNRKSSERASELYKIFLEGECVITNARTAEMCKLTENSFRDVNIAFANELSLICADQDINVWELISLANRHPRVNILQPGPGVGGHCIAVDPWFIVSQNPKQSRLIHTARLVNDGKPVWVIDQVKAAVADCLTETGKRANEIKIACFGLAFKPNIDDLRESPAMNITKQVADWHSGTTLAVEPNIHELPTKLKGITELVSTEQALKDADIVLMLVDHQQFKAIPGSKVTQKWIVDTKGVWR; from the coding sequence ATGAGTTTTGAAACTATTTCTGTTATCGGCCTCGGCTACATTGGTTTACCTACAGCGGCAGCTTTTGCCTCTCGTAAAAAAAGCGTCATCGGTGTTGATGTTAATCAGCATGCAGTTGATACGATTAATAAAGGTCAAATTCACATTGTTGAGCCTGATCTTGATAAAGTCGTTAAACAAGCAGTTGAAGAAGGTCATTTAAAAGCCTATACCACGCCACAGCCAGCAGATGCTTACCTTATTGCTGTACCTACACCATTTAAAGGTGAGCATGAGCCTGATTTGGCTTATGTTGAAGCAGCAGCTCGCTCTATCGCACCTGTACTGAAGAAAGGTGATCTTATTATTCTAGAATCAACTTCACCAGTTGGCTCTACTGAAAAAATGGCAGAGTGGTTATCAGAAGCTCGTCCAGACTTAACATTCCCTCATCAACAAGGTGAAGATGCTGATATCGATGTTGCTTACTGCCCTGAGCGCGTATTACCGGGTCAAGTGATGATTGAACTTATCCGCAATGACCGTGTTGTAGGTGGTATGAACCGTAAATCCTCAGAGCGTGCAAGTGAGTTATACAAGATTTTCCTTGAAGGTGAATGTGTTATCACTAATGCACGTACTGCGGAAATGTGTAAGCTGACTGAAAATAGTTTCCGTGATGTTAATATTGCGTTTGCTAATGAATTATCACTGATCTGCGCTGACCAAGATATTAATGTGTGGGAGCTAATTAGCTTGGCGAATCGCCATCCTCGCGTCAATATCTTACAACCAGGCCCAGGCGTTGGCGGACACTGTATCGCTGTTGACCCTTGGTTTATCGTGTCACAAAATCCAAAACAATCCCGTTTAATTCACACTGCGCGTTTAGTCAATGATGGCAAACCTGTGTGGGTTATCGATCAAGTGAAAGCCGCTGTTGCAGATTGCCTTACTGAAACAGGTAAACGAGCAAACGAAATTAAGATTGCCTGCTTTGGTTTAGCCTTTAAGCCTAATATTGATGACTTACGTGAAAGCCCAGCAATGAATATCACGAAACAAGTCGCTGATTGGCACAGTGGTACGACATTAGCTGTGGAGCCGAATATTCATGAGCTACCAACAAAACTGAAAGGGATCACAGAGTTAGTGTCAACAGAACAAGCACTGAAAGACGCTGATATTGTCTTAATGTTAGTTGATCACCAACAATTTAAGGCGATCCCTGGTAGTAAAGTGACTCAAAAATGGATTGTTGATACTAAAGGAGTATGGCGTTGA
- the rffG gene encoding dTDP-glucose 4,6-dehydratase, whose amino-acid sequence MKRILVTGGAGFIGSAVVRHIIENTNDSVVVVDKLTYAGNLESLATVADSERYAFEQVDICDRAELDRLFAQYQPDVVMHLAAESHVDRSIDGPAAFIETNIVGTYTLLEAARHFWQVLPEEKKTAFRFHHISTDEVYGDLEGTDDFFTETTPYAPSSPYSASKASSDHLVRAWLRTYGLPTVITNCSNNYGPYHFPEKLIPLIILNAISGKPLPVYGKGEQIRDWLYVEDHARALYLVATTATPGKTYNIGGHNERRNIDVVKTICALLEELYPAKPEGVAQYVDLITYVKDRPGHDLRYAIDAAKIEAELGWKPEETFESGIRKTVLWYLNNETWWKRVLDGSYAGERLGLGN is encoded by the coding sequence TTGAAACGCATTCTAGTTACAGGTGGAGCCGGTTTTATCGGCTCTGCTGTTGTTCGACATATTATTGAAAACACCAATGACAGCGTTGTTGTGGTGGATAAACTGACTTATGCCGGTAATTTAGAGTCATTAGCAACAGTGGCAGACAGTGAACGCTATGCCTTTGAGCAAGTCGATATCTGTGATAGAGCGGAGCTTGATCGCTTATTTGCTCAATATCAGCCAGATGTTGTTATGCACTTAGCGGCAGAAAGCCATGTTGACCGCTCTATTGATGGTCCAGCTGCATTTATTGAAACCAATATTGTGGGGACTTACACCTTATTGGAAGCCGCTCGCCATTTTTGGCAAGTTTTACCTGAAGAAAAGAAAACGGCATTTCGTTTTCACCATATCTCAACAGATGAAGTGTATGGCGATTTAGAAGGTACAGACGATTTCTTCACTGAAACCACACCTTATGCGCCAAGTAGCCCATATTCTGCTTCTAAAGCGTCAAGCGACCATTTAGTTCGCGCTTGGTTACGGACTTATGGTTTACCCACCGTAATAACCAATTGTTCAAATAACTATGGTCCTTATCATTTTCCTGAAAAACTAATCCCATTAATTATCTTAAATGCGATTTCAGGAAAACCATTACCTGTTTATGGTAAAGGTGAACAGATCCGTGATTGGCTCTATGTTGAAGATCATGCTCGTGCGCTCTATTTAGTCGCAACAACGGCAACACCGGGTAAAACCTACAATATTGGTGGTCATAATGAGCGTCGTAATATTGATGTTGTTAAAACGATTTGTGCGCTATTAGAAGAGTTATATCCAGCAAAACCGGAAGGTGTTGCTCAATATGTCGATCTCATTACTTATGTGAAAGACAGACCTGGTCATGACCTGCGCTATGCGATTGATGCGGCAAAAATTGAAGCTGAATTAGGCTGGAAACCAGAAGAGACATTTGAATCTGGCATTCGTAAAACGGTTTTGTGGTATTTAAATAACGAAACTTGGTGGAAACGTGTGCTAGATGGCTCTTATGCCGGTGAACGTTTAGGGCTTGGGAACTGA
- the rfbA gene encoding glucose-1-phosphate thymidylyltransferase RfbA: MKGIILAGGSGTRLHPITKGVSKQLLPIYDKPMIYYPLSVLMLAGIRDILIITTPDDMTSFQRLLGDGSVFGIRLQYKIQPSPDGLAQAFILGEEFIGDDHCCLVLGDNIYFGQGFSPKLKQVAQRERGATVFGYQVMDPERFGVVEFDDDFKVLSIEEKPEQPKSNWAVTGLYFYDNRVVDFAKRVKPSIRGELEITSINQMYLECGELNVELLGRGFAWLDTGTHDSLIEASTFVQTVEKRQGFKVACLEEIAWRNGWLSDDQVRESAKSLSKTGYGRYLLDLLHVRPRQY; this comes from the coding sequence ATGAAAGGTATTATTTTAGCGGGTGGCTCTGGCACACGACTGCATCCGATAACCAAAGGGGTATCGAAGCAGTTATTGCCTATCTATGATAAGCCCATGATCTATTATCCGCTTTCAGTTCTGATGCTTGCTGGTATTCGAGATATTTTGATCATCACAACACCCGATGATATGACCTCATTTCAGCGCTTATTAGGTGATGGTTCTGTATTTGGTATTCGTCTTCAATATAAAATTCAGCCATCTCCTGATGGCTTAGCGCAAGCCTTTATTTTGGGTGAGGAATTTATTGGTGATGACCATTGCTGTTTAGTTTTAGGCGATAATATCTATTTTGGTCAAGGGTTTAGTCCAAAACTGAAACAAGTTGCACAACGTGAACGTGGTGCAACTGTGTTTGGTTATCAAGTGATGGACCCTGAGCGATTTGGTGTCGTTGAATTTGACGATGATTTTAAAGTGTTATCGATTGAAGAAAAACCAGAGCAACCTAAATCTAATTGGGCGGTAACAGGGCTTTATTTCTACGATAACCGAGTGGTTGATTTTGCCAAGCGCGTCAAACCTTCGATTCGTGGAGAATTAGAAATTACGTCGATTAATCAGATGTATCTTGAATGTGGGGAGCTTAACGTTGAATTACTGGGACGTGGTTTTGCGTGGTTAGATACCGGCACTCACGATAGTTTAATTGAAGCCAGTACCTTTGTTCAAACTGTTGAAAAACGCCAAGGATTTAAAGTGGCGTGTCTTGAAGAGATTGCTTGGCGCAATGGTTGGCTCAGTGATGACCAAGTAAGAGAAAGCGCAAAATCACTGTCTAAAACAGGTTATGGCCGCTATCTACTGGATTTATTACATGTCCGTCCTCGCCAATATTAA
- the rffC gene encoding dTDP-4-amino-4,6-dideoxy-D-galactose acyltransferase has product MSVLANINYLEWESEYFSLKTGRLEFDTQAPALTDEQLDTFDVVQAKVASHELSLIDKLSQLGFQFAEGEIDFKLSIGTENACKKATEYCFRKANEDDIDLLMTTASEVFVQSRFRAPWYQEGDSSRFYALWAKKAVLGTFDDICLLTYDAENNVSGFVTLRQLSENEARVGLLAVMPNRIGQGIGKQLMSAAKFWCQQQGISTLYVATQISNIAASRLYTHSGGLIESTTYWLYRG; this is encoded by the coding sequence ATGTCCGTCCTCGCCAATATTAATTATCTTGAGTGGGAAAGCGAGTATTTCTCCCTCAAAACAGGGCGTCTTGAGTTTGATACGCAAGCGCCCGCGTTAACAGACGAACAGCTTGATACTTTTGATGTGGTTCAAGCTAAAGTCGCATCTCATGAGCTTTCGCTCATCGATAAACTCAGCCAATTAGGTTTTCAATTTGCGGAAGGTGAAATTGATTTTAAACTTTCAATTGGCACAGAAAATGCTTGTAAGAAAGCGACGGAATACTGTTTTAGAAAAGCCAATGAAGATGATATCGACTTATTGATGACAACGGCCTCAGAAGTTTTTGTACAAAGTCGTTTTAGAGCGCCTTGGTATCAAGAAGGCGATAGTAGTCGTTTCTATGCATTATGGGCTAAAAAAGCGGTGCTAGGTACGTTCGATGATATCTGCTTACTGACTTATGATGCGGAAAATAATGTAAGTGGTTTCGTTACTTTACGCCAGCTATCTGAAAATGAAGCAAGAGTGGGATTACTCGCAGTAATGCCCAACAGAATAGGACAAGGCATTGGTAAACAACTGATGTCGGCCGCGAAGTTTTGGTGTCAACAACAAGGTATTTCAACCTTATATGTTGCAACACAGATCAGCAATATTGCAGCTTCGCGTTTATACACACACAGTGGAGGCTTAATAGAGAGCACCACTTATTGGTTATACAGGGGATAA